The Caenorhabditis elegans chromosome I genome includes the window AATGCAGACAATGTTCAGGTGGAAGACTATTTGGAGATGCAAGCCGCCGAGGAGACTATTGAGAATGCGATGGGCGTTTATCAGGCGAATCTGGAAGTGGATCCAACTGGTACGAGCACATTTTGGACGGAAGAATGGAATGAAATAGCTGTCGTTCTCAAAAGAGACGAGCGATTCTTGAGAAGACACCGAAGGAATCCTGATAGACATTTGAATTGGGACGATGAGGATGGCGACGAGGATGATGGCGACGACGAAGAGGACACGGACAGTAATATCGACGATAAGGAAGTATGGTGGTTTCCCGTTATTCCGAGATTCAAAGATGAGAGCACATTCATCAATTTCATTATTATATGCCACCTTTTACTGACATTTTTCCTCTTGATATTACCGCATTTGTGTACGATCATCGTTCGAATAGTACCGATATTGTGTGTAATGTGCTTCCCGATGCGATAGGACGCTTTTCAAGAGCTTTCTGATTGCATTGATATgactgaataaaattttcaatcaataaatGGGTTTTACTGTGTTCTGTGCCACCGAAAACCGTGCGGTTAATGCGTTTTCGCAACCCATGCGcgcaatttttcgtaaaattacacgttttttcacgaaaaaaattggcgaaagGGTTGCGAAAATGCAATTATTTAGCTCCAAACCACAAAAATACGTAGTAATATCGATAACATTGTTACGCACCACtatgggtctcgacacgaattTTGCAGATACGAGTGAAttgtcaactacaaaattgtagaAGAACACGTAACACACTTTTTGTCATTTGACAACATCTCTGTAAAATCGAAGACAACCGTCGATCccagtcgatgcaccatgttcctTATTCCCTCGCTTTTTGAAACCCTGCGGATGGTtcaaaatctgcaattttgcGGCACGGTTCTATAGGCGTGGCACCAATAACACAATCGATCGACGTCTTCGTGTACACCATGCCCTCTTCCCTCATTCAGCTAGCCGACGCCACAATGGGCAAGCCGCTCTACACCGATTCTTGCTCTCCGCCAACTGACATCTCCGAAGACCCAAGATCTCGATTCGACGACTTGGACGGCGAATTCACAGACGACAATGTTCAACTACAAAGATATCTCGAGATGGAAGCCGCAGTGGATTACATTGAAAGGGCGAGAGGAGTTTTTCGTGCGAATAAAGAGTTGGATCCAAATCGTGAAGGCTCATTTTGGACCGACGATTGGAATGAAATAGCGGAGAAGGTCAGGAGAGACAAGCAATTTCTTAGGAGGACCCGGAGAAATTCCGATGAAAATATGGGATCCAGCGTTAGGTTTTTTGAAGTGTATATTCTCTGGccatcatttttcttcctATCCTTCATCATTCTTTTTCCACTCATTTGTAGATACTATCGTTTGTATGATGCGCGAGTTTGTGTTTGCTTCGACAAAAATCGGAATAACTGAAGCTTCAGCTGAAGtgatttgaataaaacttgGCTTTTAATCatatatttatataaattaataaatatattattttttggcatattCCATATTCATATGTatttaatatatatatatatatatatatatatacatatattacgggaccatgagatcatgagaatgcctatttACTGGCGCAAAAATATTGGCAGGCCGCGGCAGCGAGAGAGCATATGGCGAAGAGAGACGCAGGTCCCTTCGCTTCGAGAAATTTGCCGCCAGAAAAGTAAGCATTCTGATGATCTCATGGTCCCgttatataaatatatatatatgccATATACCATATACCATATCTATCATAAATACCATATACCATATATACCATATATACCAAATCTACCATATATTCATATATATCATACATACCATATACCACATGTACCATATCCTCCCACATATATCATATATACTATGTACCATATCTATcatacagtgcatttttttccacttctacgactttaaagggagGCGCTTTTATGCGAAATGGTCTcgaccaggggtgtgcggcaaatctatttttttgaaatttgccgtgctcggcaaattcgccgcacacccctgatctCGACGCGGTTTTAGTCATCATTTTTAGCAGATTCTGTGTAAAATTCGTATAGATCACACGTagatcaaaattaatttgtagATCAGAGTAAAAAAGCTACAGAAATACAAAATAagatataaatattttgtgatctATACGAAATTTACACAGAAACTGCTAAAAATGATGACTAAAGACGCGTCAAGACCATACCGCATGAAAGCGCTTCCCTTtgaagtcgtagaagtggaaaaaaatgcactgtataTAACATGTATACCATATCCCATATATATATCATATATACAATTTATATCATATATACCGTATCTACCATAGACCATGTATACCATATATCATATATACCATATACCATTTATACCATATATATCATATACATC containing:
- the Y71F9AL.25 gene encoding Clathrin light chain (Confirmed by transcript evidence); this encodes MGKPLYTDSCSPPTDISEDPRSRFDDLDGEFTDDNVQLQRYLEMEAAVDYIERARGVFRANKELDPNREGSFWTDDWNEIAEKVRRDKQFLRRTRRNSDENMGSSVRFFEVYILWPSFFFLSFIILFPLICRYYRLYDARVCVCFDKNRNN
- the Y71F9AL.7 gene encoding Ovule protein (Confirmed by transcript evidence), translated to MVKSLYIDSCSAAPTEIFEDPRSLFQFDDDFNADNVQVEDYLEMQAAEETIENAMGVYQANLEVDPTGTSTFWTEEWNEIAVVLKRDERFLRRHRRNPDRHLNWDDEDGDEDDGDDEEDTDSNIDDKEVWWFPVIPRFKDESTFINFIIICHLLLTFFLLILPHLCTIIVRIVPILCVMCFPMR